The following proteins are co-located in the Salvelinus namaycush isolate Seneca chromosome 33, SaNama_1.0, whole genome shotgun sequence genome:
- the LOC120028174 gene encoding peroxisome biogenesis factor 2-like, producing MASTRGAHPPPEGGSGPDPQTPVLRINQLDAFELDSALDQLVWNQFSQCFQHFRPGLLTPVEPELKALLQLLLWRFTVYPNSATVGQSMMNLRYHNTLSLSQCYRALSRRQRLGLALLTVGPRWLTERSHSLLLSLGLGLGGSPPADGGLRLGLRRVLSLITGLTQVANLINFLVFLRKGRHPSLTERILGIRAVFTKPQTVRDAAFQYMNRELLWHGFAEFLIFLLPLVNMRKIKTTMYSLLYPLGVGEGGEVGVREGSAVWKECGLCGEWPTMPHMVGCGHVFCYYCVKSHSIADAYLTCPKCGVEVGEAKAVKLQIEMTDVHAR from the exons ATGG CTTCTACCAGAGGAGCCCATCCCCCACCAGAGGGAGGTTCAGGTCCAGACCCTCAGACTCCTGTCTTGAGGATCAACCAGCTGGATGCCTTTGAGCTGGACTCTGCTCTGGACCAGCTGGTGTGGAACCAGTTCTCCCAGTGCTTCCAACACTTCCGCCCAGGCCTGCTCACCCCCGTGGAGCCTGAACTCAAGgccctgctccagctccttctctGGAGGTTCACAGTCTACCCCAACAGTGCTACGGTGGGCCAGTCTATGATGAACCTCCGTTACCACAACACGCTGTCACTATCCCAGTGCTACAGGGCCCTGAGCAGGAGACAGAGGCTGGGCCTGGCCCTGCTGACAGTCGGTCCCCGCTGGCTGACGGAGCGATCCCACAGCTTGCTCCTCTCCCTGGGGTTGGGGCTGGGCGGCAGTCCCCCGGCTGATGGAGGTCTGCGTCTGGGACTGCGTCGAGTTCTTTCTCTTATCACCGGCCTTACCCAG GTAGCCAATCTGATCAACTTCCTGGTGTTCCTGAGGAAGGGGCGCCACCCATCTCTGACAGAAAGGATCCTGGGTATCCGTGCGGTGTTCACTAAGCCCCAGACGGTCCGGGATGCAGCCTTCCAGTACATGAATAGAGAGCTGCTGTGGCACGGCTTCGCTGagttcctcatcttcctcctccctctagTCAACATGAGGAAGATCAAGACAACCATGTATTCACTGCTCTACCCCCTAGGAGTgggtgagggaggggaggtgggggtgAGAGAGGGCTCAGCGGTGTGGAAGGAGTGTGGTCTGTGTGGGGAGTGGCCTACCATGCCTCACATGGTAGGTTGTGGTCATGTGTTCTGTTACTACTGCGTCAAGAGTCACTCCATCGCCGACGCCTACCTGACATGTCCTAAGTGTGGCGTGGAAGTCGGGGAGGCAAAGGCTGTCAAACTGCAGATCGAGATGACTGACGTCCACGCTAGATGA